Proteins found in one Abyssibius alkaniclasticus genomic segment:
- a CDS encoding DMT family transporter, whose protein sequence is MIVDGRAVAAVAVLTMIWGSSFFLTTLALEGFHPMSIAFSRLALAAVVLVPLALISGAGLPRGAEWRTAFVLGAVGLALPQTLLAYAQRELPSGTVSIFIAAVPLFTLVFAWLVLGDFISKRRWTGFAIGFVGLLLLAGPTAFAGISAGPVSVVMAIFAAVFYAVSAIAIRGMKGMHPFRATAGAMIMGSAVSAVFGISQMPASLPPSGAIIGLVALGLFPTGLAQILRYYTVRRSGPVFSSIVGYLIPIWAGFLGVAILDEAFLWRDLAAYGLILTGLLVARERRKPS, encoded by the coding sequence ATGATTGTTGATGGCCGGGCAGTGGCCGCGGTGGCCGTGCTGACGATGATCTGGGGATCGTCGTTTTTTCTGACAACACTCGCGCTGGAAGGGTTCCACCCGATGAGCATTGCCTTTTCGCGCCTTGCACTGGCGGCCGTTGTGCTGGTGCCGCTGGCGCTGATTTCCGGTGCTGGCCTGCCGCGGGGGGCTGAATGGCGCACGGCCTTTGTGCTGGGAGCGGTCGGGCTGGCCCTGCCCCAGACCCTGCTGGCCTATGCACAGCGCGAATTGCCCTCGGGCACCGTTTCCATTTTCATTGCCGCAGTGCCGCTGTTCACGCTGGTTTTCGCATGGCTGGTCTTGGGTGATTTCATCAGCAAGCGACGCTGGACGGGGTTTGCCATTGGCTTTGTGGGCCTATTGCTGCTTGCCGGGCCAACTGCTTTTGCAGGGATCAGTGCCGGGCCGGTCTCGGTGGTCATGGCAATATTTGCAGCGGTTTTCTATGCGGTTTCGGCCATCGCCATACGCGGCATGAAGGGGATGCACCCGTTTCGGGCCACGGCGGGTGCGATGATCATGGGATCGGCGGTGTCTGCCGTATTCGGCATCAGCCAGATGCCCGCCAGCCTGCCCCCCTCGGGCGCGATCATCGGGCTTGTGGCGCTTGGCCTGTTCCCGACCGGGCTTGCGCAGATCTTGCGCTATTACACGGTGCGCCGTTCGGGCCCGGTCTTCTCCTCGATCGTCGGCTATCTTATCCCGATCTGGGCAGGTTTTTTGGGGGTTGCGATACTGGATGAAGCGTTTTTGTGGCGTGATCTGGCGGCTTATGGGTTGATTTTGACCGGGCTTTTGGTGGCGCGCGAAAGGCGCAAACCCAGCTAA
- the nadA gene encoding quinolinate synthase NadA, whose amino-acid sequence MYMNANTPRDAARAELAANYDLAPSLAAAKATSELYARVSRVIPEVDWARHAPYILAIQKLKAEKDAVILAHNYMTPEIFHGVGDVSGDSLQLAIAATKVSQQTIVQCGVHFMAETSKILNPAKTVLIPDSRAGCSLASSITAADIAKMRADYPGAEVVSYVNTTAAVKAASDICCTSSNALRIVDSRPGDTVIMTPDGYLAQNVARESKKRIVYWEGACIVHEQFTPEEIRAFREDNPGIKIIAHPECPPDVIAEADFSGSTNGMINWVRKHRPEKVVMVTECSMSDNVASELAEVEFVRPCTICPHMKRISLEGILWALHSGTEEVLVEDALLDPARRAVERMIALG is encoded by the coding sequence ATGTATATGAACGCCAACACCCCCCGCGATGCTGCGCGCGCCGAATTGGCGGCAAATTACGACCTTGCGCCATCGCTGGCGGCGGCAAAGGCCACATCAGAGCTGTATGCGCGCGTATCGCGCGTGATCCCCGAAGTCGACTGGGCCAGGCACGCGCCCTATATTCTGGCCATCCAGAAGCTGAAGGCTGAAAAGGATGCGGTGATTTTGGCGCATAACTACATGACGCCGGAAATCTTCCACGGGGTTGGCGATGTTTCGGGCGACAGTTTGCAACTGGCCATTGCCGCCACCAAGGTAAGCCAGCAAACCATTGTGCAATGCGGTGTGCATTTCATGGCCGAAACCTCGAAAATTCTGAACCCGGCCAAAACCGTGCTGATCCCCGACAGCCGCGCGGGCTGTTCGCTGGCCAGCTCCATTACCGCTGCCGATATCGCAAAAATGCGGGCCGACTATCCGGGGGCGGAAGTGGTGTCCTATGTCAACACCACCGCCGCGGTGAAAGCCGCATCCGATATTTGCTGCACGTCGTCGAACGCGCTGCGCATTGTCGACAGCCGCCCCGGCGATACGGTGATCATGACCCCCGACGGCTATCTGGCGCAAAACGTCGCCAGGGAAAGCAAGAAACGCATTGTCTATTGGGAGGGGGCCTGCATTGTGCATGAGCAATTCACCCCCGAGGAAATTCGCGCATTCCGCGAAGACAACCCCGGCATCAAGATCATCGCCCACCCCGAATGCCCGCCCGATGTGATTGCCGAAGCCGATTTTTCCGGCTCCACAAACGGCATGATCAACTGGGTGCGCAAACACCGCCCCGAAAAGGTTGTGATGGTCACCGAATGCTCCATGTCGGATAATGTTGCCTCGGAATTGGCTGAGGTGGAGTTCGTGCGCCCTTGCACGATTTGCCCACATATGAAACGAATAAGCTTGGAAGGCATCCTTTGGGCGCTGCATAGCGGAACGGAAGAGGTGCTTGTGGAGGACGCATTGCTTGACCCGGCGCGCCGCGCTGTCGAGCGGATGATCGCGCTGGGTTGA
- a CDS encoding NAD(P)-dependent oxidoreductase: protein MGQGEVIGIIGLGRMGSAIAQKLAHKNPVQGWNRTARPAPDGVRLADNLGALVQNCTILVTSLFDDPAFDEVSEQLARFDLTGRLVVETSTIAAATLQAAAARLGAAGAALIDAPIAGGPPLVLEARAGMLMGGDAHHVARWQPFAEQLAGRVLHMGPLGAGAAAKTVNNMMLVGYWQVLKEALLTGRQAGLALEEMLHMLAGGPAASGAFRARLPVITGEDSTVGFSVDGVAKDARLFVETAQGYGVDVPALRAALASFEAASAAGIGGDDLARMLAHAYAQI, encoded by the coding sequence ATGGGGCAGGGCGAGGTGATCGGTATCATCGGGCTGGGGCGGATGGGCAGCGCCATTGCGCAGAAGCTTGCACATAAAAACCCTGTTCAGGGCTGGAACCGCACCGCGCGACCCGCGCCGGACGGTGTGCGCCTTGCCGATAATCTGGGTGCCTTGGTGCAAAATTGCACAATCCTTGTAACATCGCTTTTTGATGACCCCGCATTTGACGAGGTTTCAGAACAGCTTGCGCGGTTTGATTTGACTGGCAGGCTGGTGGTAGAAACCAGCACGATCGCAGCGGCCACGCTGCAAGCCGCCGCCGCGCGCCTTGGTGCCGCGGGGGCCGCACTTATCGACGCGCCCATCGCAGGCGGCCCGCCTTTGGTGCTTGAGGCGAGGGCCGGAATGCTTATGGGTGGCGATGCGCACCATGTTGCACGCTGGCAACCCTTTGCCGAACAGCTTGCGGGCCGCGTTCTGCATATGGGCCCGCTTGGTGCCGGGGCTGCGGCAAAAACCGTGAACAACATGATGTTGGTCGGCTATTGGCAGGTGCTGAAAGAGGCGCTGCTCACCGGGCGGCAGGCGGGGCTGGCGCTGGAAGAAATGCTGCACATGCTCGCCGGTGGCCCGGCGGCAAGCGGCGCGTTTCGTGCGCGCCTGCCGGTCATCACGGGAGAGGACAGCACGGTCGGCTTTTCGGTCGATGGTGTGGCGAAAGACGCGCGGTTGTTTGTTGAAACCGCGCAAGGCTACGGGGTCGATGTGCCCGCCCTGCGGGCCGCGCTCGCCAGTTTCGAGGCGGCCTCGGCGGCAGGTATTGGCGGCGATGATCTGGCGCGCATGTTGGCCCATGCCTATGCGCAGATTTAG
- a CDS encoding phosphoserine transaminase gives MNQAVMPPAQTPSVLPARPEFSSGPCPKRPGWSADAVAARAFLGRSHRASAPKAQLADVCTKTHALLGLPADYRLGIVPASDTGAVEMALWSLLGPRPVDVLAWESFGAGWANDIQKQLKLPDVRLLEAPYGALPDLASVRADADVVFTWNGTTSGARVPDADWIAADRTGLTICDATSAVFAQNLDWAKLDVVTFSWQKVMGGEGAHGVLILSPRAVERLESHTPAWPMPKIFRLTKGGKLIEGIFRGETINTPSMLAVADAADALDWVAEIGGQAGAQTRADANFAALQAWVDRSDWIENLVADPAARSNTSVCLRITDARVAALGEPAQRAFTKAMCARLEKANAAYDINGYRDAPPGLRIWCGATVNTDDIAALTPWLDWAFAATAAETFA, from the coding sequence ATGAACCAAGCTGTGATGCCGCCTGCCCAGACACCAAGTGTTTTGCCTGCGCGGCCTGAATTTTCATCTGGTCCCTGTCCCAAACGCCCCGGCTGGTCGGCCGATGCCGTGGCCGCGCGCGCCTTTCTGGGCCGCAGCCACCGCGCTTCTGCGCCCAAGGCGCAACTGGCTGATGTTTGCACCAAAACCCATGCGCTGCTGGGCCTGCCCGCCGATTACCGGCTGGGCATCGTGCCCGCCTCTGACACAGGCGCCGTTGAAATGGCGCTGTGGTCGCTGCTGGGCCCGCGCCCTGTGGATGTGCTGGCCTGGGAAAGTTTTGGCGCTGGCTGGGCGAATGACATTCAAAAGCAGCTCAAACTGCCCGATGTTCGCCTGCTTGAAGCGCCCTATGGCGCTTTGCCCGACCTTGCCTCTGTGCGCGCTGATGCCGATGTGGTGTTCACATGGAACGGCACGACATCGGGCGCGCGCGTGCCCGATGCCGACTGGATTGCGGCTGATCGTACAGGGCTGACGATTTGCGACGCCACCAGCGCGGTGTTTGCCCAAAACCTCGACTGGGCCAAGCTCGATGTCGTAACCTTTTCATGGCAGAAGGTGATGGGCGGCGAGGGTGCGCATGGCGTGCTGATCCTGTCGCCCCGCGCCGTGGAGCGGCTTGAAAGCCATACGCCCGCATGGCCGATGCCCAAAATCTTCCGCCTGACCAAGGGTGGCAAGCTGATCGAGGGAATTTTCAGGGGCGAAACCATCAATACCCCCTCGATGCTGGCCGTGGCCGATGCCGCCGATGCGCTGGATTGGGTGGCGGAAATTGGCGGGCAGGCAGGTGCGCAAACCCGTGCCGATGCGAATTTCGCAGCCTTGCAAGCATGGGTCGACCGTTCGGACTGGATCGAAAACCTTGTGGCCGATCCTGCCGCGCGCTCCAACACCTCGGTTTGCCTGCGCATAACCGATGCGCGCGTCGCCGCATTGGGCGAGCCTGCGCAGCGTGCCTTTACCAAAGCCATGTGCGCCCGGCTGGAAAAGGCCAATGCCGCCTATGACATCAACGGCTATCGCGATGCCCCGCCGGGCCTGCGCATCTGGTGTGGCGCGACCGTCAACACCGATGACATTGCCGCGCTGACCCCGTGGCTCGACTGGGCCTTTGCCGCCACAGCCGCCGAAACATTTGCCTGA
- a CDS encoding DMT family transporter, whose translation MNTPRPSSWVILALVGLVWGTSFPVMRVALQDQTPLNVAALRIAFAAVVIWGIARARGLRLPGFQGVDRRIWLASFGMAVLSNALPFSLLLFSLAYVSAGFAGITMALVPLLVLPLGHVLLPDQPMTGRRALGFTIGFIGVVVLIGPGVFSPGAGGWTEVIAQLGCILAALCYALGSIVTRRAPPGPTLVFSSAALLLAALIMLPVAFIVEGAPQMATPLSWATVAYLGLVPTALATLMLVFLIKREGPAFLALANYQVPIWAVVLGVVFLDETLPSRFMAALVLVLAGLAISQAKIGRARV comes from the coding sequence ATGAATACGCCTCGGCCAAGCTCGTGGGTGATCCTGGCCTTGGTTGGGCTTGTATGGGGCACCTCCTTTCCGGTAATGCGCGTTGCATTGCAGGACCAGACCCCGTTGAATGTGGCGGCCTTGCGCATTGCATTTGCGGCCGTGGTGATTTGGGGCATCGCGCGGGCGCGCGGGCTGCGCCTGCCCGGCTTTCAGGGTGTCGACCGGCGCATCTGGCTGGCGAGCTTTGGCATGGCAGTGCTGTCCAACGCGCTGCCCTTCAGCCTGCTGCTGTTCTCGCTTGCCTATGTCAGTGCCGGATTTGCCGGCATTACAATGGCGCTGGTGCCGCTTTTGGTGCTGCCGCTGGGCCATGTCCTGCTGCCCGACCAACCGATGACCGGGCGGCGCGCGCTTGGCTTTACGATCGGCTTCATCGGTGTTGTGGTTCTGATCGGCCCCGGCGTATTTTCGCCCGGTGCGGGCGGCTGGACCGAGGTGATCGCCCAGCTTGGCTGCATTCTGGCGGCGCTGTGCTATGCGCTTGGCTCTATTGTGACCCGCCGCGCGCCACCCGGGCCAACGCTGGTATTTTCTTCGGCCGCGCTTTTGCTGGCGGCGCTGATCATGCTGCCGGTGGCCTTTATTGTCGAAGGTGCGCCGCAAATGGCAACGCCGCTGTCCTGGGCCACGGTTGCCTATCTGGGGCTGGTGCCGACCGCGCTGGCCACGCTGATGCTGGTATTCCTGATCAAGCGCGAAGGCCCGGCCTTTCTGGCGCTGGCCAATTATCAGGTGCCGATCTGGGCCGTGGTGCTGGGTGTGGTGTTTCTGGATGAAACCCTGCCATCGCGCTTTATGGCCGCGCTGGTTCTGGTTCTGGCCGGGCTTGCCATCAGCCAGGCGAAAATCGGGCGGGCACGGGTATGA
- the folP gene encoding dihydropteroate synthase: MGYYRPLLQRDACRPAHSAALGGGPLWFDHAELLSRDAPPRRVALADIPADSLARLTTPRPDICGLSQSRPVIMGILNVTPDSFSDGGRHFALNAALDAAQAMAENGADILDIGGESTRPGAAPVSEDEELGRIIPVIAALREQGFSLPISVDTRKANIARAALVAGANLVNDVAALGYDAAMPATIAAARAPVCLMHALGDPRTMQQDPRYDDVLLDVYDFLETRMELAAAAGIPRSAILADPGIGFGKTLDHNLALIRGLALFHMLGCPLLLGTSRKRFIGMIGGAEAPAQRVPGSLATALAGLDQGVQWLRVHDVAETRQAVALWRAILPEHTQKGAP; encoded by the coding sequence ATGGGCTATTATCGCCCTCTTTTGCAGCGCGATGCCTGCCGCCCGGCGCATTCGGCTGCGCTTGGTGGCGGCCCGCTCTGGTTCGACCATGCTGAGTTGTTGTCGCGCGATGCACCGCCAAGGCGCGTTGCCCTTGCTGATATCCCCGCCGATAGTCTGGCCCGCCTGACCACCCCGCGCCCCGATATTTGCGGGCTTTCGCAATCGCGTCCCGTCATCATGGGCATTCTCAATGTCACCCCGGATTCATTTTCTGACGGTGGCCGCCATTTCGCCCTGAATGCTGCCCTGGATGCCGCGCAGGCAATGGCTGAAAACGGCGCCGATATTCTGGATATCGGCGGTGAATCCACCCGCCCCGGTGCTGCGCCCGTCAGCGAAGACGAAGAGCTTGGCCGCATCATCCCGGTTATTGCTGCGCTGCGCGAACAAGGGTTCAGCCTGCCGATTTCCGTCGACACGCGCAAAGCCAATATTGCGCGCGCCGCGCTGGTGGCGGGGGCCAATCTTGTGAACGATGTTGCGGCCCTTGGCTATGATGCGGCCATGCCGGCAACAATTGCCGCCGCGCGCGCCCCCGTCTGCCTGATGCACGCGCTTGGCGATCCGCGCACCATGCAGCAAGACCCGCGCTATGATGATGTGCTGCTCGATGTCTATGATTTTCTTGAAACCCGCATGGAGTTGGCCGCGGCTGCGGGCATTCCGCGCAGCGCCATTCTGGCCGATCCCGGCATCGGCTTTGGCAAAACGCTCGACCATAATCTGGCGCTGATCCGCGGGCTGGCGCTGTTCCACATGCTTGGCTGCCCGCTGCTTCTGGGCACATCGCGCAAACGCTTCATCGGCATGATCGGCGGGGCAGAGGCGCCCGCGCAGCGCGTGCCGGGCTCGCTGGCCACAGCCCTTGCCGGGCTCGATCAGGGTGTGCAATGGCTGCGCGTGCATGATGTTGCCGAAACCCGGCAGGCGGTGGCGCTTTGGCGCGCCATCTTGCCCGAACACACACAGAAAGGCGCGCCATGA
- the glmM gene encoding phosphoglucosamine mutase encodes MSRKYFGTDGIRGRANTHPMTAELALRLGVAVGHYFKGDARANRVVIGKDTRRSGYMLETALTAGLTSVGMDVYLLGPVPTPAVGMLTRSMRADLGVMISASHNPYYDNGIKFFGPDGYKLSDEVEHAIEDLLEGGAPLAGSDDIGRARRIEGDRTRYVEFAKTALPRRLRLDGLKIVIDCANGAAYKTAPEVLWELGAEVVAMGVSPNGFNINDGCGSTAPEAAAARVLAEGADLGICLDGDADRVIIIDETGAVADGDQLMGLIATRWAEAGLLARNTLVATVMSNLGLERHLADNGLTLLRTPVGDRYVVEEMRAGGYNLGGEQSGHIVMSDFVTTGDGLIGGLQVLRAMVETGQKASALTRVFTPVPQLLQNVRFDAARVPLDAPRVQKAITDAKAKFGTEGRLLIRKSGTEPLIRVMGEHADATLLETTVNAIAAEIAKA; translated from the coding sequence ATGAGCCGCAAATATTTTGGCACCGATGGTATTCGTGGCCGCGCAAACACCCACCCGATGACCGCCGAACTCGCCCTGCGGCTTGGTGTGGCCGTCGGCCATTACTTCAAGGGCGATGCCCGCGCCAACCGCGTGGTCATCGGCAAGGATACGCGCCGCTCGGGTTATATGCTGGAAACCGCGCTCACCGCCGGCCTCACCTCGGTCGGCATGGATGTCTATCTGCTTGGCCCCGTGCCAACCCCTGCGGTGGGTATGCTTACACGTTCCATGCGCGCCGATCTGGGGGTGATGATCTCCGCCTCGCACAACCCCTATTACGACAATGGCATCAAGTTTTTCGGCCCCGATGGCTATAAACTGTCGGACGAGGTGGAACACGCCATTGAAGACCTGCTTGAAGGCGGCGCACCGCTGGCCGGCTCGGATGATATCGGCCGCGCCCGCCGCATCGAAGGCGACCGCACGCGCTATGTCGAATTTGCCAAAACCGCGCTGCCGCGCCGCCTTCGGCTTGACGGTCTGAAAATCGTCATCGATTGCGCCAATGGCGCTGCCTATAAAACCGCGCCGGAGGTGTTGTGGGAACTCGGGGCCGAGGTTGTGGCAATGGGCGTTTCGCCCAACGGGTTCAACATCAACGATGGCTGCGGCTCGACCGCGCCCGAAGCCGCCGCCGCCCGTGTGTTGGCCGAAGGTGCCGATCTTGGTATCTGCCTTGATGGCGATGCCGATAGGGTGATCATCATCGATGAAACCGGTGCTGTGGCCGATGGCGACCAGTTGATGGGGCTGATCGCCACGCGCTGGGCCGAAGCGGGGCTGCTGGCCAGGAACACGCTGGTCGCAACGGTGATGAGCAACCTCGGGCTGGAACGTCACCTTGCCGATAACGGCCTGACATTGCTGCGCACCCCGGTAGGGGATCGTTACGTCGTCGAGGAAATGCGCGCGGGCGGCTATAATCTGGGTGGCGAACAATCCGGCCATATCGTCATGTCCGACTTTGTAACCACCGGTGATGGGCTGATCGGCGGGCTTCAGGTGCTGCGCGCAATGGTCGAAACCGGCCAGAAAGCCAGCGCACTCACCCGCGTTTTCACCCCCGTGCCGCAATTGTTGCAAAATGTGCGCTTTGATGCGGCGCGCGTCCCGCTCGATGCGCCGCGCGTGCAGAAAGCCATAACCGACGCCAAAGCCAAATTCGGCACCGAAGGCCGCCTGCTTATCCGCAAATCCGGCACCGAACCGCTGATCCGCGTTATGGGCGAACACGCCGATGCCACCCTGCTCGAAACAACCGTCAACGCCATCGCCGCCGAAATCGCAAAAGCCTGA
- a CDS encoding CAP domain-containing protein, translating into MKLLRTLLMGALLGLGLATVATAQSCPAQRPSGNVNRAISATPVDQALFSALVLYHTNVERCRRGMRPLQTTPGILRAAIVLAEGMAEDRNYSHVLNQPGVRNLADRMHFAGEPFQRGGENIALNFFYALNGRSFTGGGCNFRYQSNGQPVPAHSYASLAEELVSSWMASAGHRANILNRRYNRMGAAIGLDPRGQLCGQVYAAQTFAG; encoded by the coding sequence ATGAAACTTCTCAGAACCTTGTTGATGGGCGCGCTGCTTGGCCTGGGGCTTGCCACTGTGGCGACCGCCCAATCCTGCCCGGCGCAACGGCCAAGCGGCAATGTAAACCGCGCCATCAGCGCAACCCCGGTTGATCAGGCGCTGTTTTCAGCACTTGTGCTTTATCATACCAATGTTGAACGCTGCCGCCGTGGGATGCGCCCCTTGCAAACGACCCCCGGAATTCTGCGCGCCGCAATCGTGCTGGCCGAGGGCATGGCCGAGGACCGCAACTACAGCCATGTGCTGAACCAGCCCGGCGTGCGCAACCTTGCCGACAGAATGCATTTTGCAGGTGAACCCTTTCAGCGCGGGGGCGAGAATATCGCGCTCAACTTCTTTTATGCGCTTAACGGGCGCAGTTTTACCGGGGGCGGGTGCAATTTTCGCTATCAGTCAAACGGGCAGCCCGTGCCGGCGCATAGCTATGCCAGCCTGGCCGAAGAGCTTGTTTCCAGTTGGATGGCATCGGCCGGGCACCGTGCCAATATCCTCAACCGCCGCTACAATCGCATGGGGGCGGCCATCGGGCTTGATCCGCGTGGCCAGCTTTGCGGGCAGGTTTATGCCGCCCAAACCTTCGCAGGATAG
- a CDS encoding thioredoxin family protein produces the protein MTGMTYHYRKTQERMMATTSTTPAMFGQKAPDFALPATDGTIYGIGDLRGVRGLVVVFICNHCPYVIGITKRLVQDAATLQEMGFGFVAISANDAEAYPEDSFENMKLFAERHRFNFPYLYDADQSVARAYGAVCTPDFFGYDAHLGLQYQGRIDEFGRNPRPDAAASELVDAMRHVTRTGQGPKGQMPSMGCSIKWRAT, from the coding sequence ATGACTGGCATGACCTATCATTACCGCAAAACCCAGGAGCGTATGATGGCCACAACCAGCACAACCCCCGCCATGTTCGGCCAGAAAGCCCCCGATTTTGCCCTGCCCGCAACCGATGGCACGATTTACGGCATCGGCGATCTGCGCGGCGTGCGCGGGCTTGTGGTGGTGTTCATCTGCAACCATTGCCCCTATGTGATCGGCATTACGAAACGGCTGGTGCAAGATGCGGCAACCTTGCAGGAGATGGGCTTTGGCTTTGTGGCGATCAGCGCGAATGATGCTGAAGCCTACCCCGAGGATTCCTTTGAAAACATGAAGCTGTTTGCCGAAAGGCACCGCTTCAACTTCCCGTATCTGTATGATGCCGACCAGTCTGTTGCCCGGGCTTATGGTGCGGTCTGCACCCCCGATTTCTTTGGCTATGACGCGCATTTGGGCCTGCAATACCAGGGCCGGATCGACGAATTTGGCCGCAACCCGCGCCCGGATGCTGCGGCAAGCGAGCTGGTCGATGCCATGCGCCATGTCACGCGCACAGGGCAGGGGCCAAAGGGGCAGATGCCATCAATGGGATGTTCCATCAAATGGCGCGCCACGTAA
- a CDS encoding dihydroneopterin aldolase yields the protein MDETAIAFEGPNARAKATAGPDPRDRISVRDYVVEVEIGAFQAERGVRQRIRFNVVLEVAATTAAQDDDVDKVISYDTITEAIDMQLADERINLLETLAERVAERCLADPRAIRAFVRIEKLDRIPGTLGVEIVRSKPAPDIPRLHNPAKPAQADAVPHPLVVFLSNAVLQSEHLPQWLDAIAAHVLPAIICVEMVPQPAPVAANKLAQRRIDLLAIEQNAWSLAARDKRCVVVASRTELDWAMKHGQLSVWAPSKIVLDAVESPRADARHPAELALWFAEHFHAAKLAVIGHTAPQAGADMPVVTLDIGEIHRL from the coding sequence ATGGACGAAACCGCCATCGCCTTTGAAGGGCCGAATGCCCGCGCCAAAGCCACCGCCGGGCCCGACCCGCGCGACCGTATTTCGGTGCGCGATTACGTGGTCGAGGTTGAAATTGGCGCCTTTCAGGCCGAACGCGGCGTGCGCCAGCGCATCCGCTTCAACGTGGTGCTTGAAGTGGCTGCAACCACCGCCGCGCAGGATGACGATGTCGACAAGGTCATTTCCTATGACACGATCACCGAGGCGATAGACATGCAATTGGCCGATGAGCGTATCAACCTGCTTGAAACCCTTGCCGAGCGCGTGGCCGAACGTTGCCTTGCCGATCCGCGCGCCATTCGCGCCTTTGTGCGCATCGAAAAGCTCGACCGCATCCCCGGAACGCTGGGGGTGGAGATTGTGCGCTCCAAACCCGCGCCCGATATTCCGCGCCTGCATAACCCCGCCAAACCCGCCCAGGCCGATGCCGTGCCGCACCCGCTGGTGGTTTTCCTGTCAAACGCCGTGCTGCAATCTGAACACTTGCCGCAATGGCTTGATGCGATAGCCGCGCATGTTTTACCGGCCATTATCTGCGTGGAGATGGTGCCGCAGCCCGCGCCCGTTGCCGCCAACAAACTGGCACAGCGGCGGATTGACCTTCTGGCGATCGAGCAGAATGCCTGGAGCCTTGCGGCGCGCGACAAGCGTTGCGTGGTTGTCGCCAGCCGCACCGAGCTGGACTGGGCCATGAAGCACGGCCAGCTTTCGGTTTGGGCGCCGTCAAAAATTGTGCTTGATGCCGTTGAAAGCCCGCGCGCCGATGCCCGCCACCCCGCCGAACTTGCGCTGTGGTTTGCCGAGCATTTTCATGCTGCAAAACTGGCGGTCATTGGCCATACCGCGCCACAGGCAGGTGCCGATATGCCGGTTGTAACGCTTGATATCGGCGAAATTCACCGCCTCTAG